Within the Pseudomonas chlororaphis subsp. aurantiaca genome, the region CCAGTGGCTAAACCAATACCCAAAATAAAAGCTCGCCGGAGCGCAGGCGTTTTTCACCCAGGCAGCCGCACCGGCGCGCGAGGCGCTGGCAGTGTGACGATGCAGGGAAAGGGTGAGGGACGACATGCTGTTTCTCCGTGAAGTGGGCCGAGCTTACTAGAGGCCGGGGGCGCGGTTCAATCAGAAAATCCTATTACCTTGCCAGTAACTGCCTATGAGTTAAGCGCTTCGAGGTTTTATGACACACTCGCCACGCCCTTATTTGTGCTCATTCAGGACCCGTCATGCCCCCCCTGACCCTTGCTGCCGCCCAATCGATTTCCAGCGCTGGCGACCTGCCGGGTAATATCGTCCGGCACCAGGCCTTTATCCGCATCGCCGCGGAGCAGGGCGTGCAGTTGCTGGTGTTTCCCGAGCTGTCCCTGACCGGTTACGAACCGGCACTGGCGGCCGAGCTGGCGCTATTGCCGCAGAGCCCGCTGTTGCAGCCGTTGCGCGACCTGGCCCGGGAACTGGGGGTGACGGCGGTGGTGGGCATGCCCATCCGTCTGTCGGCCGAGGGCCCGCTGTTGATCGGCGCCCTGGTGCTGGCCGCCGATGGTTCGCTGGCGGTGTACAGCAAGCAGCATCTGCATGCCGGCGAGGCGTTGGTGTTTAGTCCCGGGACCGGTGGCGCGAACCTCACATTCGCCGAGGATCAAGTCGCCCTGGCGGTGTGCGCCGATTTCTCCCAGGCCAGCCATGCGCGTGCGGCGGCGCATTCCGGTGCCGGCATCTATGCCGCCGGCGTGCTGATCAGCGAAAAAGGCTACGCCGCGGACAGTGCCTTGTTGCAGGGCTATGCCGCGGAGCACGCAATGCTGGTGCTCATGGCCAACCACGGCGGGCCGACCGGAGGCTGGGTGTCGGCCGGGCGCAGCGCGATCTGGGGCCCGGATGGCGGGCTGGTCGTGGCCGCGGCAGGCACGGGAGATGAGTTGCTGATCGCCCGGCGCACCGACGGTCGCTGGAGCGGCCAGCAGCTGAGGGTAGAAGCGTCTTGAGCGGTTTCCAACTGCGTCCGGCCAACACTCCGGAGGATCTGGTTTTCGCCCGCGACCTGACCTGCAGCGCCATGCTGGGGTATTACATCCGTCACGACCTGTTGTGGCTGGACGAAGCCTTCGATGTGGCCTGGGCCGGGCGGGAGAACCTGCTGATCTGCCTGGGCGCCAGGG harbors:
- a CDS encoding carbon-nitrogen hydrolase family protein translates to MPPLTLAAAQSISSAGDLPGNIVRHQAFIRIAAEQGVQLLVFPELSLTGYEPALAAELALLPQSPLLQPLRDLARELGVTAVVGMPIRLSAEGPLLIGALVLAADGSLAVYSKQHLHAGEALVFSPGTGGANLTFAEDQVALAVCADFSQASHARAAAHSGAGIYAAGVLISEKGYAADSALLQGYAAEHAMLVLMANHGGPTGGWVSAGRSAIWGPDGGLVVAAAGTGDELLIARRTDGRWSGQQLRVEAS